Proteins co-encoded in one Fusarium musae strain F31 chromosome 3, whole genome shotgun sequence genomic window:
- a CDS encoding hypothetical protein (EggNog:ENOG41) has translation MSDQSKKANQPKKGPSKKEEATRPVDGEASGSGGNSSTQNQSASTYTPTTSGGEGNTQETPKTPERVKAWMHEKEGSWDHLSRQGGNNYNVGASSSETVYPPELDLSSDEENENQPDDKDESKGTGKGTNV, from the coding sequence ATGTCTGATCAATCAAAGAAGGCCAATCAGCCAAAGAAGGGCCCTagcaaaaaagaagaagccactCGGCCGGTGGATGGTGAGGCTTCTGGATCTGGGGGAAATTCATCTACGCAGAATCAATCAGCAAGCACTTACACACCGACCACATCCGGTGGAGAAGGAAATACTCAAGAAACACCAAAGACGCCGGAGCGCGTAAAAGCTTGGATGCATGAGAAGGAGGGTAGTTGGGATCACTTGAGTCGCCAGGGAGGAAACAATTACAATGTTGGCGCGTCTTCGTCGGAGACAGTATACCCCCCCGAGCTAGATCTCTCATccgatgaagagaacgagaATCAGCCTGACGACAAAGACGAATCCAAGGGGACCGGCAAAGGCACAAACGTCTAG
- a CDS encoding hypothetical protein (EggNog:ENOG41) has protein sequence MAASTSPAQVQGDFEKQIQPENHVINDFPDKEKEHDSDDGSENIQDGVKRVEAITKVWSPGMMWAVFIFLYLVNFVDTLLQAVHSSLVPYVTSSFSQHGLLAITSVFGSIIAGVSKLAIAKIIDIRGRNEGFLLMILIIIIGMIMKACCKNVETYAAGHTFYWVGHVGLSYIIDVVLSDMTSLRNRMIMFGLYMSPRLASTFGGPKIAELFFKHSTYRWAFGSFCIILVFFSIPVSAIFMYHEIKAKKLGYLPEKSQRSIWDSTKYYFVEFDIVGMILTIAGFSLILTPLNIATRAPNGWKTDYIIAMLVVGVVCLAGFAAWEKWYAKVPYVPFKFLKDRTILGACLLSAFLNMSIFAWDTYYNSYLQVVHGLSIATAGYTLNAFSVTSTILAPFIGLFLRWYGRYYWPAVFGIPWCVLGTALLIHFRQPGNDIGYLVMCQVFHGVCGGIWAMAGPLAIMTQVTHQEIAVVLALYSMFGSIGQAIGFGISGALWTNDLPREMYKALPQDAKNQTAALYGDMKLQMADPIGTPIRDAVVHAYGVVQREMVIAGCAFLPLICICVIVWRNKPIDRQQTKGTVF, from the exons ATGGCCGCTTCCACTAGCCCAGCCCAAGTCCAGGGCGACTTCGAGAAGCAGATACAGCCTGAGAACCATGTCATCAATGATTTCCCcgacaaggaaaaggaacATGATTCCGATGATGGCTCTGAGAACATACAGGATGGTGTCAAGCGTGTCGAGGCCATCACCAAAGTCTGGTCTCCTGGTATGATGTGGGCTGTCTTCATCTT CCTCTACTTGGTCAACTTTGTCGATACTCTCCTCCAAGCTGTTCACTCCAGTTTGGTGCCATATGTCACTTCTTCGTTCAGCCAGCACGGCCTTCTCGCTATCACCAGTGTTTTCGGATCCATCATTGCGGGTGTTAGCAAGctcgccatcgccaagaTCATTGATATCCGCGGCCGAAACGAGGGGTTCCTGCTGATGATTCTGATAATTATCATCGGGATGATTATGAAAGCCTGCTGCAAGAATGTTGAGACTTATGCTGCTGGTCATACCTTCTACTGGGTTGGCCACGTTGGACTAAGCTACATCATCGATGTCGTTCTCTCAGATATGACTTCTCTCCGCAACCGTATGATCATGTTCGGCCTTTACATGAGCCCCCGGCTTGCTTCCACTTTCGGTGGCCCTAAGATTGCCGAGTTGTTCTTCAAGCACTCGACCTATCGTTGGGCTTTCGGATCTTTTTGTATCAttcttgtcttcttctctaTCCCCGTGTCTGCCATTTTCATGTACCATGaaatcaaggccaagaagcttggatACTTGCCAGAGAAGAGTCAGCGCAGTATCTGGGACTCAACCAAGTACTACTTTGTCGAATTTGACATTGTTGGCATGATCCTCACCATCGCTGGCTTCTCTCTTATCCTGACCCCCCTCAACATTGCCACTCGTGCTCCCAACGGCTGGAAGACTGACTATATCATCGCAATGCTTGTCGTCGGCGTTGTTTGCCTTGCCGGGTTTGCTGCCTGGGAGAAGTGGTATGCTAAGGTGCCCTACGTACCTTTCAAGTTCCTCAAAGACCGAACTATCCTCGGTGCTTGCCTTCTAAGCGCTTTTCTCAACATGTCCATCTTTGCCTGGGACACTTATTACAACTCGTACCTACAGGTCGTCCATGGTCTCAGCATCGCCACCGCTGGTTATACATTGAACGCATTTTCTGTGACCTCAACTATCCTGGCGCCCTTCATCGGACT GTTCCTCCGTTGGTATGGAAGATACTACTGGCCTGCAGTCTTCGGTATTCCATGGTGTGTCCTTGGCACTGCACTTCTCATTCACTTCCGACAGCCTGGAAACGACATCGGTTACCTTGTCATGTGCCAGGTCTTCCATGGTGTGTGCGGTGGTATCTGGGCCATGGCCGGGCCTCTGGCCATCATGACTCAGGTTACCCACCAGGAGATTGCCGTTGTGCTCGCACTTTACTCTATGTTCGGCTCCATCGGCCAGGCCATCGGTTTCGGCATCTCTGGTGCCCTGTGGACTAACGATCTACCCCGAGAGATGTACAAGGCTCTCCCCCAGGATGCCAAGAACCAAACCGCTGCCCTCTACGGTGACATGAAGCTGCAGATGGCCGACCCCATTGGCACTCCTATCCGAGATGCCGTTGTTCACGCCTACGGAGTCGTACAGCGCGAGATGGTTATTGCCGGATGCGCTTTCTTGCCTTTGATCTGCATCTGTGTCATTGTCTGGCGTAACAAGCCCATCGACAGACAGCAGACCAAGGGTACTGTCTTTTAG
- a CDS encoding hypothetical protein (EggNog:ENOG41) → MAQQGGEAPVTTIVPFNNQKVLPACAAACGPLYDANGACVPPQVAADAGPAAYTQCFCLDQRVAAFSTATTGVCDDACTADPKGLSSIAGWFRSMCSVSTAQNGGTTKKTGTGGSTTLTGDDASSTSGSKLSNNGGGGDWISNHWQWVIMIVVLVVGIAAIWIGACIWRRRYLRKKDRQTHLGQKHSGSASRPSWGPGMEASESGGLPYDDESNRNSHGLMLPGAAAGAPVEEKPKEKKRWIVRDRT, encoded by the exons ATGG CCCAACAAGGAGGTGAAGCCCCCGTCACCACCATCGTTCCCTTCAACAACCAGAAGGTCCTTCCCGCTTGCGCCGCCGCTTGCGGTCCCCTCTACGATGCCAACGGCGCCTGTGTTCCTCCTCAAGTAGCCGCTGATGCTGGCCCAGCCGCTTACACACAATGTTTCTGTCTGGATCAACGAGTCGCTGCTTTCTCGACCGCCACTACGGGTGTCTGCGATGACGCATGTACTGCAGATCCCAAGGGCCTTTCATCCATCGCTGGCTGGTTTCGAAGCATGTGTAGCGTCTCCACAGCTCAAAATGGAGGAACAACCAAGAAAACTGGAACTGGCGGCTCTACGACTTTGACAGGTGACGatgcttcatcaacatctggtAGCAAGCTATCTAACaatggaggaggtggtgatTG GATCTCCAACCATTGGCAATGGGTTATCATGATTGTTGTTCTCGTTGTCGGTATCGCAGCCATTTGGATCGGCGCCTGCATCTGGCGTCGTCGTTACCTGCGCAAGAAGGATCGTCAGACTCACCTCGGCCAGAAGCACTCTGGATCTGCATCTCGACCATCGTGGGGTCCCGGCATGGAAGCCTCAGAGTCCGGAGGTCTTCCCTACGACGATGAATCGAACCGAAACTCTCACGGCCTCATGCTACCGGGTGCTGCCGCCGGTGCTCCCGTGGAGGAGAAgcccaaggagaagaagcgatgGATCGTCCGCGACCGAACATGA